One genomic segment of Catalinimonas alkaloidigena includes these proteins:
- a CDS encoding PKD domain-containing protein, translated as MKNILLPIIFCTCSLYASAKENISEKTSPKHRIEANTNNETGVWLEAECASTLGDKWQKLSSSSASSGSYISIKDGHNSTGSAPSASQDIASFSFNTATAGSHKLYGRIMAESGGDNSFYVRINGGSWNQWSVKPQSGFVWHSYSDPVELKAGTNTIEVSYREDGTLLDKFFISMDGSTPSGTGSAAINCGGESIRNEAPKVSISGLQNLTLPTNSTSLTAQASDADGSISSYKWEQVNGPTQAKLSNTSSATAKVDGLQEGSYTFKVTVTDDQQATASEQLQLTVEGESEAVEAPADETGVWLEAECASTLGDKWQRLSGSSASSGSYISIKDGHNSTSSAPSASQDIASFSFNTATAGSHKLFGRIMAESGGDNSFYVRINGGSWDQWSVKPQSGFVWHSYSDPVELKAGTNTIEVSYREDGTLLDKFFISMDGSTPSGTGSAAINCGDVEIGNLSPSVDAGDNKTLTLPDNSITLKAQASDADGSISSYKWEQVNGPTQAKLSNASTASVKINELKEGKYTFKVTVTDNEKATASDQLQLTVEAEAVEAPADEVSDIVIKNTINLTSDKKINNNWLIGSHTRITSSNGAVIKIDGSRIQGGLVLNGVTDVIIENVTIDINAERNFVTGIWLEETRNVIIRNCRFINSKKSIADPDWTLHGINARNIKFIKVLNNYSDNCQLKLNGGNYSAEDVVISDNYIREVTQMGISVVAQPTSGRVVMRNITIERNTMEKIDNHGIYVGVDHGKGEYGAPTIVENIVIVDNNMNEMAFLNSSQRSKGILVNGTKESKNIRIENNKVSTPTNFDKQIMGIQIKCTDGGHTKNLKISGNEVSGLSSFGIYLEGTSGLDISDNYFKEGRGIVIKSSADGEVYDNYFTNTNGQVRIESSSDVTAE; from the coding sequence ATGAAAAATATTCTACTACCCATAATATTCTGCACCTGTTCTCTTTATGCATCTGCAAAAGAAAACATTTCAGAAAAGACAAGCCCCAAACACAGGATTGAGGCAAATACAAATAATGAAACAGGCGTATGGTTAGAAGCTGAATGCGCTTCAACCCTAGGAGATAAGTGGCAAAAGCTATCCAGTTCTTCTGCCTCCAGTGGTTCTTATATCAGTATCAAAGACGGACATAACAGCACCGGCTCAGCACCTTCAGCCAGTCAGGATATTGCTTCTTTTAGCTTTAATACCGCAACTGCCGGTAGCCATAAGCTCTACGGACGTATCATGGCTGAGAGTGGAGGAGATAACTCTTTTTATGTGCGTATTAACGGTGGCAGCTGGAATCAATGGTCTGTTAAACCGCAAAGTGGATTTGTATGGCATTCATACTCCGATCCCGTTGAGCTGAAAGCAGGAACAAATACTATTGAGGTGAGCTATCGTGAAGATGGCACCCTGCTCGACAAGTTTTTTATTAGCATGGACGGTTCTACGCCTTCTGGCACAGGTAGCGCTGCCATCAACTGCGGAGGTGAAAGTATCAGAAATGAAGCCCCTAAAGTAAGCATAAGCGGTTTGCAAAACCTTACCCTGCCTACCAATAGCACGTCTCTTACCGCTCAGGCCTCTGATGCAGATGGCAGTATTTCATCTTATAAGTGGGAGCAGGTAAATGGCCCTACCCAGGCTAAGTTGAGCAATACCAGCTCTGCTACTGCAAAAGTAGATGGCCTACAGGAAGGTTCTTACACTTTCAAAGTCACTGTAACTGATGATCAGCAGGCTACAGCCTCCGAACAGCTACAACTTACAGTAGAAGGAGAATCAGAAGCCGTTGAAGCCCCTGCAGATGAAACAGGCGTATGGTTAGAAGCTGAATGCGCTTCAACCCTAGGAGATAAGTGGCAAAGACTATCCGGTTCTTCTGCTTCCAGTGGTTCTTATATCAGTATCAAAGATGGACATAACAGTACCAGCTCAGCACCTTCAGCCAGTCAGGATATTGCTTCTTTTAGCTTTAATACCGCTACTGCCGGTAGTCATAAGCTCTTCGGACGTATCATGGCTGAGAGTGGAGGAGATAACTCTTTTTATGTGCGTATTAACGGTGGCAGCTGGGATCAATGGTCTGTTAAACCGCAAAGTGGATTTGTATGGCATTCATACTCCGATCCCGTTGAGCTGAAAGCAGGAACAAATACTATTGAGGTGAGCTATCGTGAAGATGGCACCCTGCTCGACAAGTTTTTTATTAGCATGGACGGTTCTACGCCTTCTGGCACAGGTAGCGCTGCCATCAACTGTGGTGATGTAGAAATTGGTAATCTTTCTCCCTCTGTAGATGCAGGGGATAACAAAACCTTAACTTTGCCTGATAATAGCATTACCTTAAAAGCTCAGGCCTCTGATGCAGATGGCAGCATTTCATCTTATAAGTGGGAGCAGGTAAATGGTCCTACCCAGGCTAAGTTGAGCAATGCCAGCACTGCTTCGGTTAAAATCAATGAGCTGAAAGAAGGTAAGTATACTTTCAAGGTTACAGTGACTGACAATGAAAAAGCTACCGCATCTGATCAGCTGCAACTTACAGTAGAAGCAGAAGCCGTTGAAGCCCCTGCTGATGAAGTATCAGATATTGTAATCAAGAATACTATCAATTTAACCAGTGATAAAAAGATAAATAACAACTGGTTAATCGGCAGCCATACGCGTATCACAAGCTCAAATGGAGCAGTTATTAAAATTGATGGATCCCGTATACAAGGAGGATTAGTACTTAATGGGGTAACTGATGTAATCATTGAAAATGTTACCATTGATATTAATGCGGAACGTAACTTTGTCACTGGCATCTGGCTGGAAGAAACCAGGAATGTGATCATCCGCAACTGTAGATTTATTAACAGCAAAAAATCCATCGCTGACCCTGACTGGACACTGCATGGTATCAATGCTCGTAATATCAAGTTCATCAAAGTACTCAACAATTACTCTGATAACTGCCAGCTAAAACTGAACGGCGGAAACTATAGTGCGGAGGATGTGGTAATCTCAGACAACTACATCAGAGAAGTAACCCAGATGGGTATATCTGTAGTAGCGCAGCCAACCAGTGGACGTGTAGTGATGAGAAATATCACGATTGAGAGAAATACCATGGAAAAAATAGACAATCATGGTATATATGTAGGGGTTGATCATGGAAAAGGGGAATATGGTGCTCCTACCATAGTAGAGAATATCGTGATCGTAGACAACAACATGAATGAAATGGCTTTCTTAAACAGTAGTCAGAGATCTAAAGGCATCCTGGTAAATGGAACCAAGGAGTCTAAAAACATCAGGATTGAGAATAATAAGGTCTCTACTCCAACCAACTTTGATAAGCAAATCATGGGTATACAGATTAAGTGTACAGATGGAGGCCATACCAAAAACCTGAAGATATCAGGAAATGAGGTGTCAGGCTTAAGTAGCTTTGGTATATACTTAGAAGGGACGAGCGGACTTGACATATCCGATAACTACTTCAAAGAGGGAAGAGGTATTGTGATCAAGAGCAGTGCGGATGGAGAAGTATACGATAACTACTTTACCAACACCAATGGTCAGGTAAGAATTGAAAGCTCTTCTGATGTTACAGCAGAATAA
- a CDS encoding capsule assembly Wzi family protein has product MAILFFSGSAHAQFTDSLQLKIGTTATVATQSYQPLWLIAGRFGTIADRHADLSTHIRVSNKHTYRAKSPLYHYFLENNEVPDLYLSYALDVYNHNHLGETFIQEGNVTLNYNHWQIRAGRYEEILGEINPELSSGSLGVSGNALPVPKVSLSVREYTDVPLTYGWVQFKGLFSHGWMGKERLVPNTLLHERNLYLRVGRKPFHAYAGYNRFAIWGGKHPDSGQLDNSWNAFKTVVMGRPIDDARPYTEAKEGRLGNHLGFMDFGFSFDFQELSLSFYHQIPFEDRSGIKPLTNPDKLMGVSIINHAENTNFSALTLEFVDTRYQSGDVKSGHDNYYNNRLYTNGWTYRGRIIGTPLFVDRNKAAIYLQEDIVDAERWVVTNNRIRAFHMGIKGQMLPTLHFRTLATYTENYGNYFNGGQFTPYKIQWYFLQELVFLHKAWTFTTGLGFDTGQLSDNFGLSLGIEYHLNSLSKSVSRLRQAYPKISP; this is encoded by the coding sequence GTGGCTATCCTATTTTTTTCCGGAAGTGCTCATGCGCAGTTTACAGACTCCTTACAGTTGAAAATAGGCACAACAGCCACTGTAGCTACCCAATCTTATCAACCCCTCTGGCTCATAGCAGGTCGTTTTGGTACCATCGCGGATAGACATGCAGACCTGTCTACGCATATAAGGGTTTCCAATAAACATACATACCGCGCCAAAAGCCCTCTCTATCATTATTTTCTTGAGAATAATGAAGTGCCCGATCTATACCTCTCCTATGCACTGGATGTGTACAATCATAATCACCTGGGCGAAACTTTCATTCAGGAGGGAAATGTTACGTTAAACTATAACCATTGGCAGATAAGGGCAGGCAGATACGAAGAAATTCTGGGAGAGATTAACCCCGAGCTTTCCAGCGGCTCTTTAGGCGTAAGCGGAAATGCCCTACCGGTTCCTAAAGTAAGCCTGTCTGTAAGAGAATATACCGATGTTCCGCTTACCTATGGCTGGGTACAGTTTAAGGGGCTCTTCAGTCATGGATGGATGGGAAAAGAAAGACTAGTACCCAACACCCTTCTACACGAAAGAAACCTCTACCTGAGAGTAGGGCGTAAGCCATTCCATGCATACGCAGGCTATAATCGTTTTGCGATATGGGGAGGAAAGCATCCCGACTCCGGTCAGCTGGACAATTCCTGGAATGCCTTTAAGACAGTGGTTATGGGCAGACCCATAGATGATGCCCGCCCTTATACCGAAGCCAAAGAAGGGCGTCTGGGAAACCATCTGGGATTTATGGACTTTGGTTTTTCTTTTGATTTCCAGGAGCTCTCCCTTAGCTTTTATCATCAGATCCCTTTTGAGGACCGCTCTGGCATCAAACCGCTGACCAACCCTGACAAGCTGATGGGAGTATCTATCATCAACCATGCAGAAAACACAAATTTCTCAGCCCTTACCCTGGAATTCGTAGATACCCGTTACCAAAGCGGAGACGTGAAGTCGGGGCATGATAACTATTATAATAACAGATTGTATACGAATGGATGGACTTATAGAGGACGAATCATAGGCACTCCTCTTTTTGTAGACCGAAACAAAGCAGCGATTTATCTGCAGGAAGACATCGTAGATGCGGAACGCTGGGTGGTAACTAACAATAGAATCCGGGCATTCCATATGGGCATAAAAGGACAAATGTTACCCACTTTACACTTTCGTACGCTGGCTACCTATACTGAAAACTACGGTAATTACTTTAACGGAGGGCAGTTTACACCCTACAAAATACAGTGGTATTTTTTGCAGGAGCTGGTTTTTTTACATAAAGCATGGACCTTCACTACTGGCTTAGGATTTGATACCGGTCAGCTCAGTGATAATTTTGGTCTGTCCCTTGGAATAGAGTATCACCTGAATAGTCTCTCAAAGAGCGTCAGCAGGCTCAGACAAGCTTATCCCAAAATAAGCCCTTAA